Proteins co-encoded in one Hemibagrus wyckioides isolate EC202008001 linkage group LG26, SWU_Hwy_1.0, whole genome shotgun sequence genomic window:
- the socs1b gene encoding suppressor of cytokine signaling 1b has translation MVHHNEPPEPSAPKPDPISVALTTHIPAPQTHPAASTRPAPPTHFRPFRDVDERSLVASTTRFLGNSGFYWGPLDVDEAHARLTTLPVGTFLIRDSMQTDVFFTLSYHSEDGPTSVRVLLKGCGFALDGSKHAFPCLFELLRFYMTSAKRSLKQPYRGSAPQKLQELCRRAVVKTYGKDNLDKLPVTSVLRDFLQSYPFSI, from the coding sequence ATGGTGCATCACAATGAACCTCCTGAACCTTCTGCCCCGAAACCGGACCCCATATCGGTTGCCCTGACCACCCATATTCCGGCTCCTCAGACTCATCCGGCTGCGTCGACCCGTCCGGCTCCTCCGACCCATTTCCGGCCTTTCCGGGACGTGGACGAGCGCTCTCTCGTGGCCAGCACCACGCGTTTCCTGGGGAACAGCGGATTTTACTGGGGTCCTCTGGACGTCGACGAAGCGCACGCTCGACTGACCACTCTTCCCGTCGGCACCTTCCTGATCCGGGACAGCATGCAGACGGACGTCTTCTTCACCCTGAGCTACCACTCCGAAGACGGTCCCACCAGTGTCCGGGTCCTCCTTAAGGGCTGCGGGTTCGCCCTGGACGGCAGCAAGCACGCTTTCCCGTGTCTCTTTGAACTCTTGCGCTTCTACATGACATCAGCCAAGAGGAGTCTGAAGCAGCCGTACAGAGGCTCTGCACCACAGAAGCTTCAGGAGCTGTGCAGGAGAGCTGTGGTCAAAACCTACGGCAAGGACAACCTGGACAAACTCCCGGTGACCAGCGTGCTCAGAGATTTCCTTCAGTCATATCCTTTCAGCATCTGA